A single window of Helicobacter pylori DNA harbors:
- the glyS gene encoding glycine--tRNA ligase subunit beta: MHSDELLVEILVEELPAQALLNEYKEMPKKLHALFQKRALEVGNIEVFYTPRRLCLFIKDFPLLTQETKEEFFGPPIKIACNHQDKTQGLNALGLGFYQKLGLKDPKHFQTAFKNNKEVLYHAKIHEKEPTKDLIMPIVLEFLEGLNFGKSMRWGNVEKSFIRPIHNICVLFNGENFNDIEVKEYGFKTKQATKVHRQEGFDFIEVDSPKAYFEVLEKNHVILDPKKREAKILQEIKELETKHHISVEIDRDLLDEVVAITEYPSALLGEFDKAFLKLPSEIIITSMKENQRYFAAFSQKSQEESPTLHNGFVVVSNAINKDKQKIILGNQKVLKARLSDAVFFYENDLKKPLDNALLESVVFVQGLGTLKDKMERESIIAQYLTQKYAPSLNMPLEKALELVKRAVQIAKADLLSEVVYEFSELQGIMGYYYALKQNENELVALSVKEQYLPASENAPLPSSVFSSIVALSLKLDSLFSLFSVGKIPSGSKDPFALRRLSFGLLKIIAHYGLEFDLKADLKNLFEKVGVYQSFDLEILEKFLLERFHNLIDCNPSIIRSVLNTNERDIVKIIQKVKALKRFLDDPKNTQKKELLFSAFKRLANINKDRNPNESSGFSTSLFKELQEHALFEAFNAIKTSAFESLDSKIEAYFSLHAPLEEYFKSVLVMDKDIEIQKNRKNFLWGVYQSFLEIGDIKEIAI, translated from the coding sequence TTGCATTCAGATGAATTGTTAGTAGAGATTTTAGTTGAAGAATTGCCCGCGCAAGCGTTATTGAATGAATATAAAGAAATGCCTAAAAAACTCCACGCTCTTTTTCAAAAACGCGCTTTAGAAGTGGGAAATATAGAGGTTTTTTACACCCCCAGGCGCTTGTGTTTGTTTATCAAAGACTTTCCTCTTTTAACCCAAGAAACTAAAGAGGAATTTTTTGGGCCTCCCATTAAAATCGCATGCAATCATCAAGATAAAACGCAAGGGTTGAACGCTCTAGGTTTAGGGTTTTATCAAAAATTAGGACTAAAGGATCCCAAGCATTTCCAAACAGCGTTTAAAAACAATAAAGAGGTGCTTTATCATGCTAAAATCCATGAAAAAGAGCCTACAAAAGATTTAATCATGCCCATTGTGTTAGAGTTTTTAGAGGGTTTGAATTTCGGGAAGTCTATGCGTTGGGGCAATGTGGAAAAAAGCTTTATCAGACCCATTCATAATATTTGCGTGTTGTTTAATGGGGAAAATTTTAACGATATTGAAGTCAAAGAGTATGGTTTTAAAACCAAACAAGCCACGAAAGTGCACCGACAAGAGGGTTTTGATTTTATTGAAGTGGATAGCCCTAAAGCGTATTTTGAAGTTTTAGAAAAAAACCATGTCATTTTAGACCCTAAAAAGCGCGAAGCGAAAATCTTACAAGAAATTAAAGAATTAGAAACAAAGCATCACATTAGCGTAGAAATAGATAGGGATCTATTAGATGAGGTTGTGGCGATCACAGAATACCCCAGCGCGCTTTTAGGGGAGTTTGACAAGGCGTTTTTAAAATTACCCAGTGAAATCATTATCACTTCCATGAAAGAAAACCAGCGCTATTTTGCGGCTTTTAGTCAAAAAAGCCAAGAAGAAAGCCCAACATTACACAACGGCTTTGTTGTGGTGAGCAACGCTATCAATAAAGACAAGCAAAAAATCATTTTAGGCAATCAAAAGGTTTTAAAAGCCCGCTTGAGCGATGCGGTTTTCTTTTATGAAAACGATCTCAAAAAGCCTTTAGATAACGCCCTTTTAGAGAGCGTGGTTTTTGTGCAAGGTTTAGGGACTTTAAAAGATAAAATGGAGCGCGAATCAATCATCGCTCAATATTTGACGCAAAAATACGCTCCATCTTTAAACATGCCTTTAGAAAAAGCCCTTGAATTGGTTAAAAGAGCCGTTCAAATCGCTAAGGCGGATTTACTCAGTGAAGTGGTGTATGAATTTAGCGAGCTTCAAGGGATCATGGGCTATTACTACGCTTTGAAACAAAATGAAAACGAGTTAGTCGCCTTGAGTGTGAAAGAGCAGTATTTGCCCGCAAGCGAAAACGCTCCCTTGCCCTCTAGCGTTTTTAGTTCAATCGTGGCTTTGAGCTTGAAATTAGACAGCCTGTTTTCTCTTTTTAGTGTGGGTAAAATCCCTAGCGGATCTAAAGATCCTTTTGCTTTAAGGCGCTTGAGTTTTGGGCTATTGAAAATCATCGCGCATTACGGGTTAGAATTTGACTTGAAAGCGGATTTAAAAAATCTCTTTGAAAAAGTGGGCGTTTATCAAAGCTTTGATTTAGAGATTTTAGAGAAGTTTTTACTGGAGCGCTTTCATAATTTAATAGATTGTAACCCCTCTATTATAAGGAGCGTGTTAAACACCAACGAGCGAGACATTGTTAAAATCATTCAAAAAGTCAAAGCCTTAAAACGCTTTTTAGACGATCCTAAGAACACTCAAAAAAAAGAGTTGCTTTTTAGCGCTTTCAAACGCCTAGCCAATATCAATAAAGACAGAAACCCTAACGAATCAAGCGGGTTTTCTACGAGTCTTTTCAAAGAATTACAAGAGCATGCCCTTTTTGAAGCGTTCAATGCGATCAAAACGAGCGCTTTTGAGAGTTTGGATAGCAAAATAGAGGCTTATTTCAGTTTGCATGCGCCTTTAGAAGAATATTTTAAAAGCGTGCTAGTCATGGATAAAGATATAGAAATCCAAAAAAATCGTAAAAATTTCTTGTGGGGCGTGTATCAAAGTTTCTTAGAAATTGGGGATATTAAAGAAATTGCGATTTAA
- a CDS encoding TolC family protein — protein MRFNAVKRKVQRFLGVTFLMSMFSAGMLSAKIFTLQEFFKEVEINSMELIGKKADFKSRLNEQRSVNAWDFPYIYNETSMVKNFQGIVEAQPRTLLMVRPKLPWVSSLLSKSLSIKTIQYDKSYQLNKNLAFIGAKRLYLTYVMTKEKYQVYVQREANFYSQLKIAKEKVKAGSMSEKDYINFNNSYLESKLAKTNVETKLIDLEKMLDTMLAIVEPVKEGAHFDTYLDHLHDVKVIGLDFEYVRLEPEALKFKLDRSLYVDILDLTAKDYQVNAKLANRDVFNAFEFGIGSESYNSSTNLSIEVHIPLPVTPKNIYQKRKFLDLQSGTLAQNEVMKRNIRINANSYLNQLKNKEAYIETQKEAIANKKRLMEMGRIAYEAQKIGLFEYLIYQNSYMDALITLAEAKIEYIDISALLEETLGESLTRLGELH, from the coding sequence TTGCGATTTAATGCTGTCAAACGCAAAGTCCAGCGTTTTTTGGGGGTAACTTTTTTAATGAGCATGTTTAGTGCGGGCATGCTTAGCGCGAAAATCTTTACCCTACAAGAGTTTTTTAAAGAAGTAGAAATTAATTCAATGGAGTTGATCGGCAAAAAAGCCGATTTTAAAAGCCGTTTGAATGAGCAACGCTCCGTAAACGCTTGGGATTTCCCCTATATTTATAATGAAACTTCTATGGTGAAAAACTTCCAAGGCATTGTAGAAGCGCAGCCCAGAACCCTTTTAATGGTAAGGCCCAAGCTCCCATGGGTGAGCTCGCTTTTATCTAAAAGCCTTTCTATTAAAACCATTCAATACGATAAAAGCTATCAATTAAATAAAAATCTCGCTTTTATTGGCGCTAAACGCTTGTATTTGACTTATGTGATGACTAAGGAAAAGTATCAGGTGTATGTGCAACGAGAAGCGAACTTTTATTCGCAGCTCAAAATCGCTAAAGAAAAAGTCAAAGCCGGCAGCATGAGCGAAAAAGATTATATCAACTTCAATAATTCTTATTTGGAATCCAAACTCGCTAAAACCAATGTGGAAACCAAACTCATAGATTTAGAAAAAATGCTAGACACGATGCTCGCGATTGTGGAGCCGGTCAAAGAGGGGGCGCATTTTGACACTTATTTAGACCATTTGCATGATGTCAAGGTGATTGGTTTGGATTTTGAATACGTGCGCTTAGAACCTGAAGCTTTAAAGTTCAAATTGGATCGCTCGTTGTATGTGGATATTTTGGATTTGACGGCTAAAGATTATCAAGTGAATGCGAAACTAGCTAATAGAGACGTGTTTAATGCATTTGAATTTGGGATTGGCTCTGAAAGCTATAACTCTTCCACTAACCTTTCTATAGAAGTGCATATCCCTTTACCGGTAACGCCTAAAAATATCTATCAAAAGCGTAAATTCTTGGATTTGCAAAGCGGGACGCTCGCGCAAAATGAAGTGATGAAACGAAACATACGAATCAACGCCAACTCCTACTTAAACCAGCTCAAAAACAAAGAAGCATACATTGAAACCCAAAAAGAAGCCATTGCCAATAAGAAGCGTTTGATGGAAATGGGGCGCATCGCTTATGAGGCCCAAAAAATCGGGCTTTTTGAATACTTGATTTATCAAAATTCTTACATGGACGCTCTCATCACTCTAGCGGAAGCCAAGATTGAATACATTGATATTAGCGCGCTTTTAGAAGAGACTTTAGGGGAGAGTTTGACCAGATTAGGAGAATTGCATTGA
- a CDS encoding efflux RND transporter periplasmic adaptor subunit: protein MKRALWWLMLMGVFSMGVSLKAKEYPEIVLEEKNLQPMGLKVVKLDKEIFSKGLPFNAYIDFDSKSSVVQSLSFDASVVAVYKREGEQVKAGDAIGEVSSIDLSNLYFELQNNQNKLKIAKDITKKDLELYRAGVIPKREYQTSFLASQEMGLKVEQLESAFKSFGVDPKNPKGQYGFRIVASDSGLLALAPKNVGEKILAFTSYVRISKSDDLIAQIKLPVGVSKSIKRDSPVYNEEGEKIGKIQSVSVVLDKGSNTILATALLDEGNYHVGEMVEMYIQGSQPKGSVLIPSNALIRNGKDYLVFVRTPKGFKPVVVQVLEERSKIFIVSAQNLHPNDSVAVGSLIGLKGMINNLGEE, encoded by the coding sequence TTGAAGCGGGCGTTATGGTGGCTGATGTTAATGGGCGTTTTTTCAATGGGTGTTTCTTTAAAAGCCAAAGAGTATCCAGAAATTGTTTTAGAAGAAAAAAACTTGCAACCCATGGGGTTAAAGGTTGTTAAATTAGATAAAGAAATTTTCAGTAAAGGGCTTCCTTTTAACGCTTATATTGATTTTGATAGTAAAAGCTCTGTGGTGCAGAGCTTGAGCTTTGATGCGTCTGTGGTCGCTGTTTATAAAAGAGAGGGCGAGCAGGTGAAAGCTGGAGATGCGATCGGTGAAGTGAGCTCTATTGATTTGAGCAATTTGTATTTTGAATTGCAAAACAACCAAAATAAATTAAAAATTGCTAAAGATATCACTAAAAAAGATTTAGAGCTTTATAGGGCCGGGGTGATCCCTAAAAGGGAGTACCAAACTAGCTTTTTAGCCAGCCAGGAAATGGGCTTAAAGGTGGAACAATTAGAGAGCGCGTTTAAAAGCTTTGGCGTGGATCCTAAAAACCCTAAAGGGCAGTATGGTTTTAGGATTGTGGCTAGCGATAGCGGTCTTTTAGCGTTAGCGCCTAAAAATGTGGGCGAGAAGATTTTAGCTTTCACTAGTTATGTGCGTATTTCAAAAAGCGATGATTTGATCGCTCAAATTAAATTGCCTGTAGGCGTTTCTAAATCCATTAAAAGAGATTCGCCGGTCTATAATGAAGAGGGGGAAAAAATTGGAAAGATTCAAAGCGTTTCGGTGGTGTTAGACAAAGGCTCTAACACGATTTTAGCCACCGCTTTATTAGATGAGGGCAATTACCATGTGGGGGAAATGGTAGAAATGTATATTCAAGGCTCACAGCCTAAAGGCTCGGTTTTGATCCCTTCAAACGCTTTGATTAGAAACGGAAAGGATTACCTGGTGTTTGTGAGGACGCCTAAAGGTTTTAAGCCTGTGGTGGTTCAAGTTTTAGAAGAGCGCAGCAAGATTTTTATCGTGAGCGCTCAAAATTTACACCCTAATGACAGCGTGGCAGTGGGGTCATTGATAGGGTTAAAAGGCATGATCAACAATTTAGGGGAGGAATGA
- the gpmI gene encoding 2,3-bisphosphoglycerate-independent phosphoglycerate mutase — protein sequence MVQKTLLIITDGIGYRKDSDHNAFFHAKKPTYDLMFKTLPYSLIDTHGLSVGLPEGQMGNSEVGHMCIGAGRVLYQDLVKISLNLQNDDLKNNPAFLNTIQKSPVVHLMGLMSDGGVHSHIEHFIALALECEKSHKKVFLHLITDGRDVAPKSALTYLETMQNICNENIQIATIGGRFYAMDRDNRFERIELAYHSLMGLNHTPLSPSEYIQSQYDKNITDEFIMPACFKNYCGMQDDESFIFINFRNDRAREIVSALGQKEFSGFKRQAFKKLHIATMTPYDNTFPYPVLFPKESVQNTLAEVVSQHNLTQSHIAETEKYAHVTFFINGGVETPFKNENRVLIQSPKVTTYDLKPEMSAKEVTLAVLEQMKLGTDLIIVNFANGDMVGHTGNFEASIKAVEAVDACLGEILSLAKELDYAMLLTSDHGNCERMKDENQNPLTNHTAGSVYCFVLGNGVKSIKNGALNNIASSVLKLMGLKAPATMDEPLF from the coding sequence ATGGTGCAAAAAACTCTTTTGATTATCACTGATGGCATTGGGTATCGTAAAGATAGCGATCATAACGCTTTCTTCCATGCCAAAAAACCCACTTATGATTTGATGTTTAAAACCTTGCCTTATAGCCTGATTGATACGCATGGCTTGAGCGTGGGTTTACCTGAAGGGCAAATGGGAAATTCTGAAGTGGGGCATATGTGTATTGGGGCTGGTAGGGTACTTTATCAGGATTTAGTCAAAATTTCTTTAAACCTTCAAAACGATGACCTAAAAAACAACCCCGCTTTTTTAAACACGATCCAAAAAAGCCCTGTGGTGCATCTTATGGGTTTGATGAGCGATGGGGGCGTGCATTCACACATTGAGCATTTTATCGCTCTGGCTTTAGAGTGTGAAAAATCCCATAAAAAAGTCTTTCTGCATTTAATCACCGATGGGCGCGATGTCGCTCCTAAAAGCGCTTTAACTTATTTAGAAACCATGCAAAATATCTGCAATGAAAACATTCAAATCGCTACCATAGGCGGTCGTTTTTATGCGATGGATAGGGATAATCGCTTTGAAAGGATTGAACTTGCGTATCATAGCTTAATGGGGCTTAATCACACGCCTTTAAGCCCTAGCGAGTATATCCAAAGCCAATACGATAAAAATATCACTGATGAATTTATCATGCCCGCTTGTTTTAAAAATTATTGCGGCATGCAAGATGATGAAAGCTTCATTTTTATCAATTTCAGGAATGATAGGGCTAGAGAAATCGTGAGCGCTTTAGGCCAAAAGGAATTTAGCGGCTTTAAACGCCAAGCTTTTAAAAAACTCCATATCGCTACCATGACGCCTTATGATAACACTTTCCCCTACCCTGTTTTATTCCCCAAAGAAAGCGTTCAAAACACGCTCGCTGAAGTGGTGTCTCAACACAATCTGACCCAAAGCCATATCGCTGAAACTGAAAAATACGCGCATGTAACCTTTTTCATCAACGGCGGAGTGGAGACGCCTTTTAAAAATGAAAACCGAGTGCTTATCCAAAGCCCTAAAGTTACCACTTATGATTTAAAGCCTGAAATGAGCGCTAAAGAAGTAACCCTTGCGGTGTTAGAGCAAATGAAACTAGGCACGGATTTGATCATTGTGAATTTTGCCAATGGCGACATGGTGGGGCATACGGGGAATTTTGAAGCGAGCATCAAAGCGGTAGAAGCAGTGGATGCATGCTTAGGGGAAATCCTTTCACTAGCTAAAGAATTGGATTACGCCATGCTTTTAACAAGCGATCATGGGAATTGCGAACGCATGAAAGATGAAAACCAAAACCCCTTAACCAACCACACCGCTGGGAGCGTGTATTGCTTTGTTTTAGGGAATGGGGTCAAATCCATTAAAAACGGAGCCTTAAACAATATCGCTAGTAGCGTGTTAAAGCTCATGGGCCTTAAAGCCCCAGCAACGATGGACGAACCCTTATTTTAA